A window of the Hordeum vulgare subsp. vulgare chromosome 5H, MorexV3_pseudomolecules_assembly, whole genome shotgun sequence genome harbors these coding sequences:
- the LOC123399270 gene encoding fructokinase-2-like, which produces MAPLGDVVPPAATAASGLVVSFGEMLIDFVPDVAGVSLAESGGFVKAPGGAPANVACAISKLGGSSAFVGKFGDDEFGHMLVDILKQNDVNAEGCLFDQHARTALAFVTLKTNGEREFMFYRNPSADMLLTEAELNLDLIRRARIFHYGSISLITEPCRSAHVAAMRAAKSAGILCSYDPNVRLPLWPSAQAARDGIMSIWKEADFIKVSDDEVAFLTQGDAYDEKNVLSLWFEGLKLLVVTDGEKGCRYFTKDFKGSVAGYAVNTVDTTGAGDAFVGSLLLNVAKDDSIFYNEAKLREVLQFSNACGAICTTKKGAIPALPTTATALELIVKGTN; this is translated from the exons ATGGCGCCTCTCGGTGATGTTGTTCCTCCCGCTGCCACGGCGGCCTCTGGCCTCGTCGTCTCCTTCGGTGAGATGCTGATCGACTTTGTGCCGGACgtggccggcgtctccctcgccgAGTCCGGAGGCTTCGTCAAGGCGCCCGGAGGTGCGCCCGCCAATGTTGCATGCGCCATCTCTAAGCTTGGCGGCTCGTCCGCCTTCGTCGGCAAG TTCGGCGACGACGAGTTCGGGCACATGCTGGTGGACATCCTGAAGCAGAACGACGTGAACGCCGAGGGCTGCCTCTTCGACCAGCACGCGCGCACCGCGCTGGCCTTCGTCACACTCAAGACCAACGGCGAGCGTGAGTTCATGTTCTACCGCAACCCGTCCGCCGACATGCTCCTCACGGAGGCGGAGCTCAACCTCGACCTCATCCGCCGTGCCCGCATCTTCCACTACGGCTCCATCTCGCTCATCACCGAGCCATGCCGCTCCGCCCACGTCGCCGCCATGCGTGCCGCCAAGTCTGCCGGCATCCTCTGCTCCTACGACCCCAACGTGCGCCTCCCGCTCTGGCCCTCCGCCCAGGCTGCCCGCGACGGCATCATGAGCATCTGGAAGGAGGCCGACTTCATCAAGGTGAGCGACGACGAGGTGGCCTTCCTCACCCAGGGCGACGCCTACGACGAGAAGAACGTCCTCTCCCTCTGGTTCGAGGGCCTCAAGCTGCTCGTCGTCACCGACGGCGAGAAGGGGTGCAGGTACTTCACCAAGGACTTCAAGGGATCCGTGGCTGGGTACGCCGTCAACACGGTTGATACCACTGGCGCCGGCGATGCCTTCGTTGGATCCCTTCTCCTCAATGTCGCCAAGGACGACTCCATCTTCTAC AATGAGGCCAAGCTGAGGGAGGTGTTGCAATTCTCAAACGCTTGCGGAGCCATCTGCACCACCAAGAAGGGAGCCATTCCAGCGCTGCCCACCACCGCCACTGCCCTCGAGCTCATCGTCAAGGGCACCAACTAG